A single region of the Terriglobales bacterium genome encodes:
- a CDS encoding type II toxin-antitoxin system RelE/ParE family toxin — protein MIYWTEQAVDQLDRAEQYIALSNSEQVAANVAGNIANQVQQLMAFPLLGRPGRVAGTRELVISNMPFIVAYKVQAQNIVVLALYHGAQRWPDMF, from the coding sequence GTGATCTATTGGACCGAGCAGGCGGTCGACCAATTGGACCGTGCTGAGCAGTACATTGCCCTGTCGAACTCAGAGCAGGTCGCTGCCAATGTTGCTGGCAACATCGCGAATCAAGTTCAACAGCTAATGGCCTTTCCCCTGTTGGGCCGGCCCGGCCGGGTAGCGGGAACGCGAGAACTGGTGATCTCCAATATGCCGTTCATTGTCGCTTACAAAGTCCAAGCTCAAAACATTGTGGTCCTCGCGCTCTATCACGGGGCTCAGCGGTGGCCGGATATGTTTTGA
- a CDS encoding amidase — MKQPENRSSSPHPNRRTFLKTAAAAAGAAMIRPALATETPPAPWSSLKPAAFDLEELTIAEMQKGLASGKFTARSLAESYLSRIDTLDKRGPAVNAVIEINKDALQIADALDKDRGKPRGPLHGIPVLIKDNIGTHDRMMTTAGSLALLGSTPPRDSTVAAKLRAAGAVILGKTNLSEWANIRSNRSTSGWSGRGGQTRNPYVLDRNPCGSSSGSGVAVSANLCAAAVGTETSGSIICPSTTNGIVGIKPTVGLVSRSVVIPISHTHDTAGPMARTVADAAVLLTVLAGYDPQDSATEPLRDKPAVDYTRSLDRSGLRGARIGVLRKNFGFSDAVDRLMEDALAEMKRQGAVLIDPVEVATTQIGESILEVFLTELKADLNAYLAALGPSAPVHSLKEVIEFNEKHRREEMPYFGQDLFEKAEEKGPLSNKDYLAAMEKNRDLSRTKGIDAAMDKNQLDAIVGPSGGPAWTTDLLNGDRSRGGSSGLPAAAGYPHITVPAGFVYGLPVGISFFGRAWSEAVLIRIAYAFEQATHHRKPPQFAPTADLRV, encoded by the coding sequence ATGAAGCAGCCGGAAAATCGCAGCTCGTCCCCGCACCCGAATCGCCGAACTTTCTTGAAGACCGCCGCAGCCGCCGCCGGAGCGGCCATGATTCGCCCGGCGCTTGCAACCGAAACGCCGCCCGCTCCCTGGTCCTCGCTCAAACCGGCGGCCTTCGACCTCGAAGAACTTACCATTGCCGAGATGCAGAAGGGTCTCGCCTCGGGTAAATTCACTGCCCGCAGCCTGGCGGAAAGCTATCTCTCGCGCATCGACACGCTCGATAAACGTGGTCCCGCGGTTAACGCCGTCATCGAAATCAACAAGGATGCTCTCCAGATCGCCGACGCGCTCGACAAGGACCGAGGCAAGCCCCGCGGGCCCCTGCACGGCATCCCGGTCCTGATCAAGGACAACATCGGCACGCACGATCGCATGATGACGACCGCGGGTTCACTCGCCCTTCTCGGCTCCACTCCGCCGAGGGATTCAACCGTTGCCGCCAAGTTGCGCGCGGCCGGCGCAGTGATCCTCGGCAAGACCAACCTGAGCGAGTGGGCGAACATTCGCTCCAACCGCTCCACCAGCGGATGGAGCGGGCGCGGCGGCCAGACTCGTAATCCCTACGTCCTGGACCGCAATCCGTGCGGTTCCAGTTCCGGCTCCGGCGTCGCCGTTTCGGCCAACCTGTGCGCGGCCGCCGTCGGCACGGAAACTTCCGGTTCCATCATATGTCCTTCGACCACGAACGGCATTGTGGGCATCAAGCCCACCGTTGGCCTGGTAAGCCGTTCGGTGGTGATCCCCATCTCCCACACTCACGACACCGCCGGACCAATGGCACGCACCGTCGCCGACGCCGCCGTTCTGCTGACCGTACTCGCCGGTTACGATCCGCAGGACAGCGCCACGGAACCACTGCGCGACAAGCCCGCGGTGGATTACACGCGCTCCCTCGACCGCAGTGGCCTGCGCGGCGCGCGCATTGGAGTGTTGCGCAAGAATTTCGGTTTCAGCGACGCTGTCGATCGGCTGATGGAGGACGCGCTGGCGGAGATGAAGCGCCAGGGCGCCGTGCTGATCGATCCCGTCGAGGTGGCCACAACCCAGATCGGAGAGTCCATTCTCGAGGTCTTTCTGACCGAACTGAAAGCGGACTTGAACGCCTACCTGGCCGCCCTCGGCCCGTCGGCGCCGGTGCATTCGCTCAAGGAGGTCATCGAGTTCAACGAAAAACATCGCCGGGAGGAGATGCCTTACTTTGGCCAGGACTTGTTCGAGAAGGCGGAGGAAAAGGGGCCGCTGTCCAACAAAGACTACCTGGCGGCGATGGAGAAGAACCGCGACCTCTCGCGCACCAAAGGCATAGACGCGGCCATGGACAAGAACCAGTTGGACGCGATCGTGGGACCGTCCGGCGGCCCTGCCTGGACCACCGACCTGCTCAATGGCGATCGCTCGCGCGGCGGTAGTTCCGGCCTGCCGGCCGCTGCCGGGTATCCGCACATCACCGTGCCGGCCGGGTTCGTGTACGGGCTACCGGTGGGGATTTCGTTTTTCGGCCGGGCTTGGTCCGAAGCCGTGCTCATCAGGATCGCGTATGCATTCGAGCAGGCCACGCATCACCGCAAGCCGCCGCAGTTCGCACCCACGGCGGACTTGAGGGTGTAA